In bacterium, the genomic window GCGGCACAGCCGTTGACGATCCGCCGGATGCGCCAACACATCACCGCGGCATCAGCGCGAACACACCCCAGCCCAGGTATTCACGCGTGTAAGCGGCGTAGCGCTCGGGTTCCGAGGTCAGTTTGGCCCGAACATCTTTCGCGAACTCGTCGTCGGGATTGGCTTCAAGCCATCGGCGCATGGTGAGCCATTTGGCCGCCTCGTATCTGTCCCAGCCGTCTTGGTCAGCCAGAACCATTTCAATGACGTCGTAGCCAAGGTGGCCGAAAGACGCGAGAAGTTCTGGAAGCATGAGAAAGTCGGAGATTGAGTTGGCAAGACACCCCTTGGCAACATCTTCCGTCGGCGCTAACTGGCGCCAGTAGGGCTCGCCGATGAGGATGATCCCTCCGGTGCGGAGGCTCTGCGCCAGAAGCTCGATAGTGCCGATGACTCCCCCAGCGATCCATGTAGCACCGAGACAGGCTGCCACACCGGCCTTGTCGT contains:
- a CDS encoding class I SAM-dependent methyltransferase → GEMLCTWARDYGVIGTGIDMSQLFTEQAKLRAEELGVADQVKFIHGDATGYVSDDKAGVAACLGATWIAGGVIGTIELLAQSLRTGGIILIGEPYWRQLAPTEDVAKGCLANSISDFLMLPELLASFGHLGYDVIEMVLADQDGWDRYEAAKWLTMRRWLEANPDDEFAKDVRAKLTSEPERYAAYTREYLGWGVFALMPR